The following coding sequences are from one Candidatus Binataceae bacterium window:
- the hpaB gene encoding 4-hydroxyphenylacetate 3-monooxygenase, oxygenase component produces the protein MGIRTGRQFLDSLRDEREIWLEGERVADVVAHPRLGPAARSLAELYGLQHRADLQEQLTYRSPATGDRIGLSYIEPANADDLVRRRTMVKTWMDWCGGMMGRTPDFMNIHLTGFGSAHDYFARAGKEFGRNIRRYYEYLREHDLSLTHTLLSPTVDKSKPVQHQPPGVAAAIVKETDNGIVINGARSVATLAPFANEIAVFPSTYLQNSEEARPYAFAFCIPMATPGLRFICRPSLTERGGRPGDHPLSARMDEMDCVAIFDHVLVPWERVFIARDVALANGLFVETGCMNQIMHQFAIKNLAKAEFMLGVALNMCEVVNSQRAENVQNLLAEMINTVELVRAAIRAAEADHVPGPNGTVLPNAEPLWTVRLLFPQLYPRLVEIVQILGSSNLVLMPSLTELDGERASDVALYCQGVGVGAEERIRLFRLAWDVACSSFGGRQALYERFFSGDPWRLAIARCQNYALKDSLKRRVWDFIARAARDDAGQA, from the coding sequence CGCGAAATCTGGCTTGAAGGCGAGCGGGTCGCCGATGTCGTGGCGCATCCGCGGCTCGGCCCGGCAGCGCGCTCGCTCGCCGAGCTGTACGGCCTCCAGCATCGCGCCGACCTGCAAGAGCAGTTGACCTATCGTTCACCCGCGACCGGCGACCGCATCGGGCTCAGTTACATCGAGCCGGCCAACGCTGACGACCTCGTGCGCCGGCGCACGATGGTGAAGACATGGATGGACTGGTGCGGCGGGATGATGGGGCGCACGCCCGACTTCATGAACATCCACCTCACCGGATTCGGCTCCGCGCATGATTACTTTGCGCGCGCGGGCAAAGAGTTCGGGCGCAACATCCGCCGCTACTACGAATATCTGCGCGAGCACGACCTCTCCCTGACCCATACGCTGCTTAGCCCGACAGTGGACAAGTCAAAGCCGGTGCAGCATCAGCCGCCGGGCGTGGCGGCGGCGATCGTCAAGGAGACCGACAATGGGATCGTGATCAACGGCGCGCGGTCGGTCGCGACGCTGGCGCCGTTCGCCAACGAAATCGCGGTCTTCCCGTCCACCTATTTGCAGAATTCCGAGGAGGCGCGCCCGTACGCGTTCGCCTTCTGCATCCCGATGGCGACGCCGGGACTGCGCTTCATCTGCCGCCCGTCGCTGACCGAGCGCGGGGGTCGCCCGGGCGACCATCCGCTTTCCGCGCGGATGGACGAGATGGACTGCGTGGCGATCTTCGATCACGTGCTGGTGCCGTGGGAGCGCGTGTTCATCGCGCGCGACGTCGCACTCGCCAACGGACTGTTCGTCGAGACCGGATGCATGAACCAGATCATGCATCAGTTCGCGATCAAGAACCTGGCCAAGGCCGAGTTCATGCTCGGCGTCGCGCTCAACATGTGCGAGGTGGTCAACTCGCAGCGCGCCGAGAACGTGCAGAACCTGCTCGCCGAGATGATCAACACGGTCGAGCTGGTGCGCGCGGCGATCCGCGCCGCTGAAGCCGATCACGTACCCGGGCCCAACGGTACCGTGCTGCCCAATGCCGAGCCGCTTTGGACCGTGCGCCTGCTGTTCCCGCAGCTCTATCCGCGGCTGGTCGAGATCGTGCAAATCCTCGGTTCCAGCAACCTGGTGCTGATGCCATCGCTGACGGAACTGGATGGCGAACGCGCTTCCGATGTCGCGCTGTACTGCCAGGGCGTGGGCGTCGGCGCCGAGGAGCGCATCCGGCTGTTCCGTCTTGCCTGGGATGTCGCGTGCTCGTCGTTCGGCGGCCGCCAGGCGCTCTACGAGCGATTTTTCTCGGGCGACCCGTGGCGGCTTGCGATCGCGCGCTGCCAGAACTACGCGCTCAAGGATTCGCTCAAGCGGCGCGTGTGGGACTTTATCGCGCGCGCCGCGCGCGACGACGCCGGCCAAGCTTAA